One Klebsiella quasipneumoniae subsp. quasipneumoniae genomic window carries:
- a CDS encoding DUF1778 domain-containing protein, protein MKSDVQLNLRAKESQRALIDAAAEILHKSRTDFILEMACKAAENVILDRRVFNFNDEQYAEFIDMLDAPVEDEPAINKLLARKPQWDV, encoded by the coding sequence ATGAAATCAGATGTTCAACTCAACCTAAGAGCTAAAGAGTCTCAGAGGGCACTCATCGATGCCGCTGCAGAAATCCTTCATAAATCGCGAACCGACTTCATTCTTGAGATGGCCTGCAAGGCTGCGGAGAACGTGATCCTTGATCGTCGTGTTTTCAATTTTAACGACGAACAGTATGCAGAGTTCATCGATATGCTCGATGCACCAGTCGAGGATGAGCCTGCCATTAATAAACTACTGGCAAGGAAACCTCAGTGGGATGTATAA
- a CDS encoding IS6-like element IS26 family transposase has translation MNPFKGRHFQRDIILWAVRWYCKYGISYRELQEMLAERGVNVDHSTIYRWVQRYAPEMEKRLRWYWRNPSDLCPWHMDETYVKVNGRWAYLYRAVDSRGRTVDFYLSSRRNSKAAYRFLGKILNNVKKWQIPRFINTDKAPAYGRALALLKREGRCPSDVEHRQIKYRNNVIECDHGKLKRIIGATLGFKSMKTAYATIKGIEVMRALRKGQASAFYYGDPLGEMRLVSRVFEM, from the coding sequence ATGAACCCATTCAAAGGCCGGCATTTTCAGCGTGACATCATTCTGTGGGCCGTACGCTGGTACTGCAAATACGGCATCAGTTACCGTGAGCTGCAGGAGATGCTGGCTGAACGCGGAGTGAATGTCGATCACTCCACGATTTACCGCTGGGTTCAGCGTTATGCGCCTGAAATGGAAAAACGGCTGCGCTGGTACTGGCGTAACCCTTCCGATCTTTGCCCGTGGCACATGGATGAAACCTACGTGAAGGTCAATGGCCGCTGGGCGTATCTGTACCGGGCCGTCGACAGCCGGGGCCGCACTGTCGATTTTTATCTCTCCTCCCGTCGTAACAGCAAAGCTGCATACCGGTTTCTGGGTAAAATCCTCAACAACGTGAAGAAGTGGCAGATCCCGCGATTCATCAACACGGATAAAGCGCCCGCCTATGGTCGCGCGCTTGCTCTGCTCAAACGCGAAGGCCGGTGCCCGTCTGACGTTGAACACCGACAGATTAAGTACCGGAACAACGTGATTGAATGCGATCATGGCAAACTGAAACGGATAATCGGCGCCACGCTGGGATTTAAATCCATGAAGACGGCTTACGCCACCATCAAAGGTATTGAGGTGATGCGTGCACTACGCAAAGGCCAGGCCTCAGCATTTTATTATGGTGATCCCCTGGGCGAAATGCGCCTGGTAAGCAGAGTTTTTGAAATGTAA
- a CDS encoding helix-turn-helix domain-containing protein: MDDNKPVLLTLHEALRLDLIEAYMAREITLAEVAESMELTRRQCSRLIKRYRELGPAGLVSRRRGKPGNHQLNTTIRDQALQLIRSRGRGMNPSAIWRILTTEYGVRISKETVRKLMIAEKTWQPRSSSKA; this comes from the coding sequence ATGGACGACAACAAACCAGTGCTCCTGACACTTCACGAAGCGCTACGCCTGGATTTGATTGAAGCCTATATGGCGCGGGAAATCACGCTGGCAGAAGTGGCAGAGTCCATGGAGCTCACCCGTCGTCAGTGCTCCCGCCTGATTAAGCGCTATCGCGAGCTGGGGCCAGCCGGTCTGGTCAGCCGGCGCCGTGGAAAGCCCGGCAATCATCAGTTAAACACCACCATCAGAGATCAGGCACTGCAGCTTATTCGCTCACGCGGCCGGGGTATGAATCCGTCAGCCATCTGGCGAATTCTGACCACAGAATACGGTGTCCGGATTTCAAAAGAGACCGTACGTAAACTGATGATAGCCGAGAAAACCTGGCAACCACGTTCTTCCTCCAAAGCCTGA
- a CDS encoding GNAT family N-acetyltransferase translates to MGCITAPEPLSSAHQLAEFVSGETVLDEWLKQRGLKNQALGAARTFVVCKTGTKQVAGFYSLATGSVNHTEATGSLRRNMPDPIPVIILARLAVDVSLHGKGVGADLLHDAVLRCYRVAENIGVRAIMVHALTEEAKGFYAHHGFKASQTYERTLFLKLP, encoded by the coding sequence GTGGGATGTATAACTGCGCCCGAGCCGTTATCCAGCGCCCATCAACTGGCAGAGTTCGTCAGTGGGGAAACGGTACTCGATGAATGGTTAAAACAGAGAGGTTTAAAAAATCAAGCTCTTGGCGCTGCACGAACTTTCGTTGTTTGCAAGACGGGTACGAAGCAAGTAGCTGGTTTTTACTCTTTGGCCACCGGTAGCGTTAACCATACGGAAGCGACAGGCAGTCTTCGGCGTAACATGCCAGATCCTATACCGGTGATTATACTCGCTCGCCTGGCGGTAGATGTTTCATTGCACGGAAAAGGGGTTGGCGCCGATTTACTTCACGATGCGGTTCTACGCTGTTATCGCGTAGCTGAGAATATTGGCGTTCGTGCGATAATGGTTCACGCGCTTACTGAAGAAGCCAAAGGTTTCTATGCTCACCATGGATTTAAGGCATCGCAAACTTATGAGCGGACTCTGTTCCTTAAACTTCCATGA
- a CDS encoding ISNCY family transposase translates to MTDKELYRLGIIQRVFDRALLQRDAADILKLSVRQVQRLVRLYRTDGATAFASSRRGRPANNRIDEETRCKALDLIRCHYSDFGPTLATEKLAERHHIYLSVETIRNWMTADGLWRPHSRRRTRVYQPRYRRDCFGELVQIDGSHHDWFEGRAPKCCLLVFMDDATGRLMHLRFCDSENAFDYMMATRQYIDKHGKPVAFYSDKHAVFRVSGPESRRTGTTQFGRALRELAIELICANSSQAKGRVERVNKTLQDRLIKEMRLQNISSVAEANQWIEHFMSDFNRRFSRPAKYPKDLHRAVTQSPLELNDIFAWQELRTLSKALTFQYDKVMYIIEPTEQNTRIAGEKITVYDYPDGSITFRHQHRPLGYKIFDKLTCVDQGAVVDNKRLGAVLRLAQQKQDELEAEGKRMRSTKMPRRRAQERALEELRAINPVLASPQDFIPSLKR, encoded by the coding sequence ATGACAGACAAAGAACTTTACCGGCTTGGCATCATTCAGCGAGTATTTGACCGGGCTTTGCTTCAGCGCGACGCAGCAGACATACTTAAGCTCAGTGTTCGTCAGGTGCAGCGTCTTGTGCGTCTGTACCGGACAGATGGCGCAACCGCATTTGCATCTTCCCGCCGTGGACGTCCTGCAAACAACCGGATCGATGAAGAAACACGCTGTAAAGCCCTGGATTTGATCCGGTGCCACTATTCAGATTTTGGCCCAACGCTCGCAACCGAAAAACTGGCTGAACGCCATCATATATATCTCTCCGTTGAAACCATCCGTAACTGGATGACAGCCGACGGTCTCTGGCGTCCTCATTCCCGCCGGCGAACCCGGGTTTACCAGCCGCGCTATCGTCGCGACTGTTTCGGCGAACTGGTTCAGATCGATGGCTCTCACCATGACTGGTTCGAAGGAAGAGCCCCAAAATGCTGTCTTCTGGTCTTCATGGATGACGCCACAGGTCGCCTGATGCACCTGCGATTCTGTGATTCAGAAAACGCGTTTGACTACATGATGGCTACCCGGCAATACATTGATAAACATGGTAAACCTGTCGCATTTTACAGCGACAAGCATGCGGTGTTCAGGGTCAGCGGACCCGAGAGCCGACGTACCGGCACAACCCAGTTCGGACGGGCTCTCCGGGAACTGGCGATCGAATTGATTTGTGCCAACAGCAGCCAGGCAAAAGGTCGCGTGGAACGGGTAAATAAAACGCTCCAGGATCGACTGATTAAAGAGATGCGCCTGCAGAACATCAGCTCGGTTGCTGAAGCCAATCAGTGGATTGAACATTTCATGTCTGATTTTAACCGTCGTTTCTCCCGGCCGGCAAAATACCCTAAAGATCTGCACCGTGCGGTCACACAGAGTCCACTGGAGCTGAATGATATCTTCGCCTGGCAGGAGCTACGGACCTTATCGAAAGCACTGACTTTTCAGTATGATAAAGTCATGTATATCATTGAACCCACCGAACAAAATACGCGCATAGCAGGTGAAAAAATTACCGTTTATGATTACCCTGACGGAAGCATTACTTTCCGGCATCAGCACCGGCCACTGGGTTATAAGATTTTCGATAAACTGACCTGCGTTGATCAGGGGGCGGTTGTTGATAACAAACGACTGGGTGCCGTTCTGAGGCTGGCACAGCAGAAACAGGACGAGCTGGAGGCTGAAGGAAAGCGAATGCGCAGTACAAAAATGCCCCGCAGGCGCGCTCAGGAGCGTGCACTGGAAGAGCTCAGGGCGATCAACCCGGTGCTGGCCAGTCCGCAGGATTTTATCCCCAGCCTGAAGCGATGA